From the Solanum pennellii chromosome 4, SPENNV200 genome, one window contains:
- the LOC107016281 gene encoding pentatricopeptide repeat-containing protein At5g08305, with translation MLNVTVSSNSATLTQKVITFIEKCKSISELKKLHALLITCGISKETQFSSRILCFTSLSDSSNIDYAHRVFLQIKTPKIFDYNALIRGYSNSKNPCKSLSLYVEMLQNEVFPNYFTYPFVVKCLAKLCEVRIGRSVHGGVLKNGFDVDLYVSNSLIHMYGSCGDVLCARKVFDEMPVKNLVSWNSMMDGYGKCGDVVLMREVFDSMIERDVVSWSSLIDGYVKDGEYAEALAMFEKMRVEGPKANEVTIVSVLGACAHLGALEQGRVMHEYVVENKLPMTLVLRTSLVDMYAKCGAVEEALVVFREALGRKTDVLIWNAMIGGLATHGLVTESLELYKEMCVLKVRPDEITYLCLLSACAHGGLVKEAWCFFDSLGKDGMTAKCEHYACMMDVLARAGRLTEAYRFLCAMPMEPTASMLGALLSGCINHGRLDLAEIVGKKLIDLEPFHDGRYVGLSNVYALKKRWDEAKAMREAMDTRGVKKLPGFSVVEIFGALHRFIAHDKAHPESDQIYTILDFVLWQMKLDKDCEEQEQMSCDINVGLSNGDDSSALQMNDFSL, from the coding sequence ATGTTGAATGTTACAGTATCTTCAAATTCCGCCACTCTTACACAAAAAGTCATCACCTTTATTGAAAAATGCAAATCAATTTCAGAGTTAAAGAAACTCCATGCCTTGTTAATAACCTGTGGCATTTCCAAAGAAACTCAATTCAGTTCAAGAATCCTCTGTTTCACATCATTATCTGATTCCTCAAATATAGACTATGCTCATCGTGTTTTTCTACAAATTAAAACCCCAAAAATCTTTGATTACAATGCTCTTATAAGGGGTTATTCTAACAGCAAAAACCCATGTAAATCTTTGTCTTTATATGTTGAAATGTTgcaaaatgaggtttttccgAACTATTTTACGTACCCTTTTGTTGTTAAGTGTTTAGCTAAGTTGTGTGAGGTTAGAATTGGTAGGAGTGTTCATGGAGGGGTATTGAAAAATGGGTTTGATGTGGATTTGTATGTTTCTAATTCTTTGATTCATATGTATGGTTCTTGTGGTGATGTTTTGTGTGCGAGGAAGGTGTTTGATGAAATGCCTGTGAAGAATTTGGTGTCGTGGAATTCGATGATGGATGGGTATGGGAAATGTGGGGATGTTGTTTTGATGAGGGAGGTGTTTGATTCGATGATTGAGAGGGATGTTGTGTCGTGGAGCTCGTTGATTGATGGGTATGTTAAGGATGGGGAATATGCTGAGGCGTTGGCGATGTTTGAAAAAATGAGAGTGGAAGGGCCGAAAGCGAATGAGGTGACCATAGTGAGTGTTTTGGGTGCTTGTGCTCACTTGGGTGCGCTTGAGCAAGGGAGGGTAATGCATGAGTACGTAGTTGAGAATAAGTTGCCTATGACTTTAGTGTTGAGGACGTCGCTTGTTGATATGTATGCTAAGTGTGGTGCAGTAGAGGAGGCATTAGTTGTGTTTCGAGAGGCTTTAGGGAGAAAAACCGATGTCTTGATTTGGAATGCTATGATTGGAGGTTTGGCAACACATGGCCTGGTTACTGAGTCTTTGGAGTTGTACAAGGAAATGTGCGTTTTGAAGGTGAGACCTGATGAGATTACATACTTGTGTCTTTTAAGCGCTTGTGCTCATGGAGGATTAGTTAAGGAGGCTTGGTGTTTCTTTGATTCTCTTGGTAAAGATGGCATGACAGCAAAGTGTGAGCATTATGCCTGTATGATGGATGTACTAGCACGTGCAGGTCGTTTAACAGAAGCCTACCGGTTTCTATGTGCAATGCCTATGGAACCGACTGCTTCCATGTTAGGCGCACTACTTAGTGGCTGCATCAACCATGGAAGGTTGGATCTTGCAGAAATAGTAGGGAAAAAACTTATCGACTTGGAGCCATTTCATGATGGTAGATATGTTGGGTTATCAAATGTATATGCACTTAAAAAGCGTTGGGATGAAGCAAAAGCCATGAGAGAAGCTATGGATACTCGGGGAGTGAAGAAATTGCCTGGTTTTAGTGTTGTGGAGATCTTTGGGGCTCTTCACAGATTCATAGCACATGATAAAGCACACCCTGAATCGGATCAAATCTACACGATTCTAGATTTTGTTTTGTGGCAAATGAAGCTAGATAAAGATTGTGAAGAGCAAGAACAAATGTCATGTGATATCAATGTAGGACTCAGTAATGGAGATGATAGCAGTGCCTTGCAGATGAATGATTTTTCGCtttaa